A section of the Halichoerus grypus chromosome 11, mHalGry1.hap1.1, whole genome shotgun sequence genome encodes:
- the UBE4A gene encoding ubiquitin conjugation factor E4 A, which translates to MTDQENNNNISSNPFAALFGSLADAKQFAAIQKEQLKQQSDELPASPDDSDNSVSESLDEFDYSVAEISRSFRSQQEICEQLNINHMIQRIFLITLDNSDPSLKSGNGIPSRCVYLEEMAVDLEDQDWLDMNNVEQAVFARLLLQDPGNHLINMTSSSTLNLSADRDAGERHIFCYLYSCFQRAKEEITKVPENLLPFAVQCRNLTVSNTRTVLLTPEIYIDQNIHEQLVDLMLEAIQGAHFEDVTEFLEEVIEALILDEEVRTFPEVMIPVFDILLGRIKDLELCQILFYAYLDILLYFTRQKDMAKVFVEYIQPKDPSNGQMYQKTLLGVILNISCLLKTPGVVENHGYFLNPSRSSPQEIKVQEANIHQFMAQFHEKIYQMLKNLLQLSPETKHCILSWLGNCLHANAGRTKIWANQMPEIFFQMYASDAFFLNLGAALLKLCQPFCKPRSSRLLTFNPTYCALKELNDEERKIKNVHMRGLDKETCLIPAVQEPKFPQNYNLVTENLVLTEYTLYLGFHRLHDQMVKINQNLHRLQVAWRDAQQSSSPAADNLREQFERLMTIYLSTKTAMTEPQMLQNCLNLQVSMAVLLVQLALGNEGSQPIELTFPLPDGYSSLAYVPEFFADNLGDFLIFLRRFADDILETSADSLEHVLHFITIFTGSIERMKNPHLRAKLAEVLEAVMPHLDQTPNPLVSSVFHRKRVFCNFPYAPHLAEALIKVFVDIEFTGDPHQFEQKFNYRRPMYPILRYMWGTDTYRESIKDLADYASKNLEAMNPPLFLRFLNLLMNDAIFLLDEAIQYLSKIKIQQIEKDRGEWDSLTPEARREKEAGLQMFGQLARFHNIMSNETIGTLAFLTSEIKSLFVHPFLAERIISMLNYFLQHLVGPKMGALKVKDFSEFDFKPQQLVSDICTIYLNLGDEENFCATVPKDGRSYSPTLFAQTVRVLKKINKPGNMIVAFSNLAERIKSLADLQQQEEETYADACDEFLDPIMSTLMSDPVVLPSSRVTVDRSTIARHLLSDQTDPFNRSPLTMDQIRPNTELKEKIQRWLAERKQQQKEQLE; encoded by the exons ATGACAGACCAAGAGAATAACAACAACATCTCAAGTAACCCCTTTGCTGCTCTTTTTGGCTCCCTGGCTGATGCCAAGCAGTTTGCAGCAATCCAAAAAGAGCAGCTGAAGCAGCAGTCTG ATGAACTCCCAGCTAGCCCAGATGACTCGGATAATAGTGTGTCTGAAAGCCTGGATGAATTTGATTACTCTGTGGCTGAGATTAGCCGCTCCTTCCGTTCACAGCAGGAAATATGTGAACAACTCAACATCAATCACATGATCCAAAGGATCTTCCTCATTACTTTGGACAACA GTGACCCCAGCTTGAAAAGTGGGAATGGCATCCCCAGTCGTTGTGTGTATTTGGAAGAAATGGCAGTAGACCTGGAAGATCAAGACTGGCTTGATATGAACAATGTTGAGCAG GCTGTCTTCGCTCGCTTACTACTTCAGGACCCAGGCAACCACTTGATTAACATGACTTCTTCTTCAACGTTGAATCTCTCTGCTGATCGAGATGCAGGGGAGAGGCACATTTTTTGTTACCTTTATTCCTGCTTCCAAAGAGCTAAGGAAGAG ATTACCAAAGTTCCAGAGAACCTGCTCCCCTTTGCGGTGCAATGCAGGAACCTCACTGTGTCCAATACCCGAACAGTACTCCTCACCCCAGAGATCTATATTGACCAGAACATCCATGAGCAACTGGTAGATTTGATGTTGGAAGCCATCCAAGGAGCCC ATTTTGAAGATGTAACTGAGTTTCTGGAAGAGGTCATTGAAGCCTTGATATTGGATGAGGAAGTTCGCACATTTCCAGAAGTCATGATTCCAGTGTTTGATATTTTATTGGGCCGAATAAAAGATCTAGAACTCTGTCAGATCCTGTTTTATGCATATCTGGATATTCTTCTCTATTTCACTAGGCAGAAGGATATGGCAAAG GTTTTTGTAGAGTACATTCAGCCCAAGGACCCTAGCAATGGGCAGATGTACCAGAAGACCTTGCTGGGAGTAATCCTGAATATCTCCTGCTTATTAAAGACTCCAGGTGTAGTAGAAAATCATGGCTACTTCCTGAATCCATCTCGTTCCAGTCCCCAGGAGATCAAAGTGCAAGAGGCCAACATCCATCAG TTCATGGCTCAGTTCCATGAAAAGATCTACCAGATGCTGAAGAACTTACTCCAGCTCTCTCCAGAAACCAAACACTGTATCTTGTCCTGGCTTGGAAACTGTTTGCATGCAAACGCAGGCCGCACCAAGATTTGGGCCAATCAGATGCCAGAAATCTTCTTCCAAATGTATGCCTCGGATGCCTTCTTTCTGAATCTGGGTGCTGCTCTCCTGAAGCTATGCCAGCCGTTTTGCAAACCCAGATCCTCTCGGCTCCTCACCTTTAACCCCACTTACTGTGCCCTGAAGGAGTTGAATGATGAAGaacgaaaaattaaaaatgtgcacaTGAGAG GTTTGGACAAAGAGACTTGTTTGATCCCAGCTGTGCAGGAGCCAAAGTTCCCCCAGAACTACAACCTTGTGACGGAGAACCTTGTCCTGACCGAGTATACCTTATACTTGGGATTTCACAG GTTGCATGATCAGATGGTCAAAATCAACCAAAATCTGCATCGGCTGCAGGTTGCCTGGCGGGATGCTCAGCAAAGCTCTAGCCCTGCTGCTGACAACCTCCGGGAGCAGTTTGAACGACTGATGACCATCTATCTTTCCACCAAGACTGCCATGACGGAGCCCCAGATGCTACAGAACTGTCTCAACTTGCAGGTGTCCATGGCTGTTCTACTCGTTCAGCTGGCCTTAGGCAATGAGGGCTCACAGCCAATTGAGCTAACTTTTCCTCTGCCAGACGGCTACAGCTCTTTGGCTTACGTGCCAG AATTTTTTGCAGATAACTTGGgtgatttcctcatttttctccgCCGCTTTGCCGATGACATCTTGGAGACATCAGCAGACTCCCTAGAACATGTTCTTCACTTTATCACAATTTTCACTGGAAGCATAGAAAG GATGAAGAATCCCCACCTAAGGGCCAAACTGGCTGAGGTGTTGGAAGCAGTGATGCCCCACCTGGACCAGACTCCAAATCCCTTGGTATCCAGTGTGTTCCACCGGAAACGTGTGTTCTGCAACTTTCCCTATGCACCCCACCTTGCAGAAGCTCTAATCAAGGTCTTTGTGGACATTGAGTTTACAG GAGACCCCCATCAATTTGAACAGAAGTTTAATTACCGACGTCCCATGTATCCCATCCTAAGGTACATGTGGGGAACAGATACCTATCGAGAGAGCATTAAG GATTTGGCTGACTATGCCTCTAAGAATTTAGAAGCCATGAATCCCCCGCTTTTCCTCCGCTTTCTTAACCTGCTAATGAACGATGCCATCTTCCTCCTGGATGAAGCCATACAG TATTTGAGCAAGATAAAGATTCAACAGATTGAGAAAGACCGAGGTGAATGGGATAGTCTGACTCCAGAAGCCCGCCGAGAGAAGGAGGCTGGCCTACAGATGTTTGGACAGCTAGCACGTTTCCATAACATCATGTCCAATGAAACAATTGGTACCCTTGCCTTTCTAACATCAG AGATCAAATCACTCTTTGTGCATCCTTTCCTGGCTGAGCGCATCATCTCCATGTTGAACTACTTCCTGCAGCACCTGGTTGGCCCCAAGATGGGGGCCTTAAAAGTCAAGGACTTCAGTGAATTTGACTTTAAACCCCAGCAACTCGTATCAGATATCTGCACAATCTACTTAAATCTTGG GGACGAGGAGAACTTCTGTGCCACGGTGCCGAAGGACGGACGTTCCTATTCCCCAACTCTCTTTGCACAGACAGTCCGAGtcctgaagaaaataaataagcccGGGAATATGATTGTGGCTTTCAGCAACTTAGCAGAGAGAATCAag TCTCTAGCAGACCTCCAACAACAGGAGGAAGAGACCTATGCAGATGCCTGTGATGAGTTCCTGGATCCCATCATGAGCACACTCATGTCTGACCCTGTGGTGCTGCCATCCTCCAGAGTCACTGTGGATAGATCCACCATTGCCAGACATTTGCTCAG TGACCAAACCGATCCCTTTAACCGTAGTCCCCTCACCATGGACCAGATCCGGCCAAAcacagaactaaaagaaaaaatccaacGGTGGCTCGCAGagaggaaacaacaacaaaaggagcAACTTGAATAA